The sequence below is a genomic window from Thermus neutrinimicus.
TAACCGTGTAAGCGGAGGGAAAATCCTTGCTCATTATTGGCGCGCCAGGCCATGGCGCACCTCCCCTCCCCTGCCTTCTCTACCACCTTTTGCCACAAAAGGTCCCTGACGGTAGCGCTTACCCTCCCCACGAACACACCCGTATCTAGCTCCAAAAGCCAGCGGGTGAGTTCGCCCCTTAAGCTCCTAGGGACTTTCTCCAGGATCAGGACCACCATAGGCTACCCCGCCCTCTACTTCCCCCTCGAGGTCCCAAAGACCCCCGGGCTGGGTGGGGTCTTCCTCCTCTTCGTCCTCCGGTAGGCCCAAGGACACGCGACCTCTAAACTGTACGGCTCTTTTCTGTTAGCATAAGGCACGAGGAGGGA
It includes:
- the cas2e gene encoding type I-E CRISPR-associated endoribonuclease Cas2e yields the protein MVVLILEKVPRSLRGELTRWLLELDTGVFVGRVSATVRDLLWQKVVEKAGEGRCAMAWRANNEQGFSLRLHGYQDRTLRDFDGIVLVSVRNAEAMRKAKKLRALMRKDEPEAGQASTGGS